The genomic segment TATGCTTTCCCCAATGCCACATTTCTAGAAGCGCTGACTTGATGGGAGCACGGCTGTCTGGATCCCATGTTGATACACAGGAGCCTAAGACTAATCCTTTGGTAAATGTTTTATCGAATAGAGTTTTGAATATTGTCTtagtaaaaaagaaagtgaacagaaaatcttcctttattacatgttttttaaagttatgtCTTAGCGATGTCAGATTTTCTGTGGGGAAAGAAACAATTTAGATTGTTGGTAtttgagatatttttcttttggcaaGATTTTTAGAGTTTGCAATTGACTTAGTCACTTACCTCATTCTCTGTGCAGCTATAACTCTATGAAATGTTAGCTTTTTGGCCACAGTCAGCTCGGCACCTGTAGCAGCTTAGCCAGCCTAAGGTCTTTGTCTGTGGCTTGGAAGCTGGAAGCCCGAGGCTGATGAGGTGGGAAGTTCATGAAGGCATGTGGTGGATGTCTTATTTTAAGAATCTGAATGCCTCAGTTTTGACTAAAACTTCAGAAACATGGGTTCATTCTGTATGATACATTGCAGGCAAGCTAAAATCTTATTATAGGCACTGTTAGATCTGCAGTGCAGACTCAGCCTTCCTGCTGTGCCTGATTCGTGCTGGACTTACTGTGCTAAACTGCCTGGGAGTGTGCCTGTAGGAAAATCCTAGGCACATCAAGGCGCTTCAGATGATCAGTGAGCCCAGGCCATCAGAAGCTCTAACCGAAGGTCATAAACATGTACCTGGACAAACATAAAGGATAATTTGCTCAAGGAAGCCTGCTGTGTTTTAAAGGAGCCTTGTAACTGATGTCTGAGAATTTCAGGTAGTCTCACACTGCTACTTAAAGTACAAGTATTGTTGCTCTAGACTTGCTTTAAGATGAATTTAACTCTTGCCTTTGCTGCTCTTTTACCCCTTATATTTATCTTAtcattccatttccttttctgatcAAAAAATGTTACTTAAATGTTCAGAAGTATCTGTTCACATTTCTGCCTTCCCTGATAAGAATGAGAACTGCCAATCAGGGTAATACTGTCAGCTTTTTGCAGATAAACTAAAATAAGCATCAACAACATGTGGagtcttttcctcttttacaaATGGGGCACACAACCGAAGCATATATGCAGTGAATGTATTAATTAAGGAGAACACAGGGTGATAACTCTTGTCCTTTCTTTAAACATGCAGGTATCTATTTCAGATGAGCCAGAAACACTGTACAAGAGATTGTCTGTTTTAGTTAAAGGCCACGATAAAGCTGTGTTGGACAGCTATGAATATTTTGCAGTTCTTGCAGCTAATGAACTTGGCATCTCTGTCGAAAAAGTGTAAGTATCTGATCTGTAGAGTGATGTGGTGTCAGATGCTTCGTATGTCATCTACTGTGAATTTAGGTTTTGCACGtagaagtggtttttttttttttttttggaaaaactGATGTAATCTAGTTCTAGGATTATAAATCTAACACTTCTGAGATGGCAGCACAGTcatgagaaagcagcagcagttctaCACTCAGCTCTGACAGAGTAAAAGTGCATTTTATTGACATTAGGGATATTGACAGTGCTCTGAGTACAGTTGTCAGTGCCCTAGCTTCCCTGAACTAATGCTGGTTAATACCTGAGCATTAACCACACCCATgtgggttaataataaactgTACCAGTGTTTAATAATTCCATGTAGATCTTCTAAATGTCATGTAAGTACAGGGGTTTCAGCATAGTATTTCAGATAATTTGTATTAGTATCCTttatataaaatgaaattttctttttgtgctttGTTCAGACATAAACCTCCAAAGACGATAGAACGATTCACACTTTTAAAATCTGTACACATTTACAAGAAGCACAGAGTTCAGTATGAAATGAGAACACATTACACCTGTTTGGAGGTaagaaagatgtaaaaaaacccaactatgTTTTAAGTGCACAATTCAAAGATGCTAATAGATGATAGTTCAGGAGTGAACACAAACTTCCTGTTTACTGTTGGTttgctggctggggaggagagtgCAGATGATAGCAGgagacagctgacccaggtaCATCAAATGTAACAGAAGTTATTCTGAAAGTACAGTCTGCATAAGTTTTGGATTAAAAGGCTAATTTTGACCATCAactgaatgtttaaaaaataagatagaATCAAGGATTATCTTTTTTATGCTCTTGGTTTCCAAGAATCAGAGGTATAGGAGACCTCTGAGGAAGGGAAGATGATGCAGCTAAATCATTGTCATTACTGGATACTGAGAGTTCCGTTCTTTGTGAGTTTGTCTGATGTTTTTGAACATGCATACTTTCACCATGTGCAACATCATGTGGCAAAGTAAAACGACGCAGGGGAAATACAGGAAAGGAAGTGTATACAAACCACTAGTTTTATGGCTGATGACAGAGACTTCTGTATGGTTTAGAATGCAGCTGTGGTTGACTTTCTTAGAACTGAAATTTGCTGCCGGCCTTTTTGCTGCTTGGATGTCTTAACTATATATTTGCACAGTGCTTGTCAAAATAGGACTTTGCTTTAAGTCCCCAGACATTTGTGTGGTACAGACAGATGCTCACAGACCAGAAGCACCATTTCTGCCATCCTGGAGAAACTAGAAAAGCAATAATTCAATCGAATTCTGGAGTTGCAGGATATATAATGAGTTTGAACTTTAAGAGTATACAAAAGCTGATAATTATTGTATAACTCGTAATCAGCTTCATCTGATACTTGCAGCGTTAAGATCCACCGCTTCCATCGTAATAAATGCGTGTGATCACAGGCAATATGTACAGTTCTGTCGACTGAAATAAATACTGTAGACTTGAGAGAGTTGTGTACAGTTCAGCTGCCTCTGCTCAATATTATGGAAGCTGCCTTCCTATAAGATGTTTTGTCCCATGGGAAGACCTAGAGAATCTAGGGcaaactcttttttctttttgtattctgTTTCATGTATTAATAATagttcatggaaaaaaaagctcattatttctgttttagttAAAATACCTAACAAGCAGTACTGCTGCAGTTTACTTGGAGTATGTTCAACGGAACTTACCTGAAGGGGTTGCCATGGAAGTAAAAAAGGTAAGTTTCCATCTCAAAGTATTAACTGTTAATGAGATGAAATCCTGATGCAAGTACCAATAGCTACTGAAGTCTTCAGAAAGTTGGCGGGTGTGTGTAGTTTGGAAGGAACATTTTCCAAAGTATTAAATAGTAAAGAAGCTGTAATATGTGAAAATGCCACTAGGTGGCATTTTAAATCTGACAAATATTTCAAACCAGCGTGAATAAAGCAAGGTAGTTAGATGTTAACTAGTTGGTGTAATAAATGGttactttgctttgtttttagaCTAAGATAGAGAAAATACCTGAACACATCCAGGAACCAGTTTGGGATACACTACCTCAAGTGGAAGAAACTGAAGTCAAGTCATGAATTTACCAGGTACTTGGCTCCATTAGTGCTGAAATTAGTTGTCTCTATCAACCTAATTTACAGAGGCAGTctactgtaaaataaaaattctcaTATAAAGTAATGCATGAACTCTTGTTTCGTTGAGTTATTCTTGATCATAACTCCAGTACGTGTAGACTGAACAGCTACAGTGTGAAAAAGGTTGTACTCTGCAATCGAGAACTATGGCCTTCTATAATATGtttgtagaaaaataaaagatctttttatttatatatacatatacctGTGTCTGCATATATGTAAAACATACACATTCTCAGTCTTCTTTTGATACTAAATGATTTCTGAATTCTGGAAGACTTGCAAAATCCACTTCATGTTTAAGGTTAGGGATAACAGATTCTTACACTTTTTTGCAGTAGTTCCTCTGAAGTGACTGAACCCCTGGTGTACTTAAAGCTTGTCTGTTAACTTTTAATAAGTCAAACACTAAGATCTTAGAGGACACTAGGGCATACTGGTGCTTTCTTAGGCTTCTGTAGTTCCATTAGCCTTCTTTCTACCCTTAGTAACTGCTTATTAACAGAAGAACATAGTGATCACAGTACAAATCCGAGACTTCTGAAGGCTTAAATTAAGCATAGAACCATAATGCTAAGCAAATGGATACTTGGAAGTCGCATTGTGGATAGGACAAACAGTGCATTAAGTGTTTCAGGTAACTACAGGAAAGGCACAGCATTTTTCTAAACTGTCTGGGTTAGTTATTGTGGAAAGCCAGTCTAGCTGGACACTAATTCTGCTTACAGGGAAAGAACAGTGCAAATAGCAAAAAAGCACtcaaatgctttgaaaattaGTCCACTGTGAATAAAGGAAATGATACTAGGTGCAAAGCCATCATCAACTTCACCTTCTGATTGCATCAAGCACTTGTGCCTGTGCTAAGTTAGCAGGAAGGACACAACTGCAGGCATTTGCTTTGTTATTAAGGGATTGGCTTTGATTCGACTATTAAAAGATTTTACCAAAGGAACAGCCAGCTGGGTCACAGAGCAAGGCAAACAGAGAGGTTGGATCACAGTTACTGAGAGTGCTCAAAGcttcatacaatcacagaaaaaGTATAGTGCTATTATCAGACAGAAATGGACAACAGCTGAAGGACAATAAACTAGGCTTATTCATCTGCATTAATCTGCTTGATTATCTGCATTTTCTAGCTGTGAAGAGGCCCAGAGCTGGTTCAGGAGAAATATTTCAAGTTAATCAATATAGCTGCTATCACTCATGACAAAGTTAAGCACTCTTATCTTCCTATAAGGGCTTTGAATGGTTTTCCCCTCAAGGTTTTAGCTTTCCTTGAAGCTGAGGAAAGCATCCTTTCTCTCATTCCTAGTATTCAGTCATAATAGCATTTCTGAAAGACATGTCAGACACTATATAATGTGAAGGAAGAAACTGTGATCTGACCTGATTAAATAAAAGCTGGTTCTTCATATGGACAGCCTCTTTCAAGTCTGTATTAAATGTTCTTTAAATTTGCCATGCTTCCCTGCTTTAGTTTTGCATAAGCCACCTGCCACTATAGGTATTATCAAAATGTGTCTGTGCTTAGTACTTCTCAGGTTGATGTATGCTAAGAATAAACGGTTCTCTTTTATTGTCTCTAGCGTTCTACTTTCAGCCTGCAGTTTTTGGCTAAATGCCCAGACAGCTTGGCTTTTcccaaaatcatagaatggtaggggttggaagggacctctagagatcatctagtccaacccccctgctcaagcggGTCTGcctagctcaggtcacacaggaacatgtccaggcaggttttgaaaacctccagaaaagaagactccacaccctccctgggcagcctatgccagggctctctcacctgaacagtaaagaagtttttccttaagttttaaGTGGAAGGTTTTGTGtgcagcttttgtccattacctctagtcctatcactggacacagaaaaaagtgtcaccccatcctcttgacaaacaccttttaaatacttgcaagtatttgAGCAGTCTCACCTGGAGCATTATCTGCAGTTCCAATCCTCACTGCCTTCAGAGGAGTTTAACAGAGCTAATGAGAGAACTGGAATGGAATGCAGGTCCTATGAGGAGTGGCTAGGTCTGATATGTTTGTCTAGTTAGGagagaaggaggctgagggatgaCACCTACAGCTTCCTGAGCAGGGGAAGTGTACAGGGAAGTGCTGAGCTTAGCtagaacaggacaaggggtaatgggatgaagctggaacacaaaaagttccacttaaatataagaaaaaactatttcactgtgagggtgagggagcagtggaacaggctgtccagaggggctgtggagtctccttacttggaggttttcaagacccacctggatatgatccaatgcgacctgatctaggtgaacctgcttctgcaggggagttggactagatgatctctaaaggtcccttccaaccccgaccattctatgattctatgattaatgaggtcccccatcagtcttctccatgctgaacagccccagatcccacagctttttctcataaggaagatgctccagtcccctgataatcttggtggccctgtgctggactctctccagcacttccctgtacctcttgagctgacaagcccagaactggacacaggactccagataaggcctcaccagggcagaggaggagaatctccctttacctgctggccacacttttcttgatgcatcccaggatgccattggccttcttggccacaagggcacattgctggctcatgtttactttgttatcaaccagcactcccagatctctctctgcagagctgctctccatcaggtcaatccccagcctgtactggtgcacggggttgttcctccccagatgcaggactttgcacttgccattgttgaacctcgtgaggttcctctctgcccaactctcaagccggtcgagatcctgctgaatggcagcacagccttctggggaatcagccagtcctcccagtttggtgtcatcagggaacttgctgagggtacactctgtcccctcatccaggtcattgatgatgttgaacaagactggcctcagaaccaatccctgtggaaccccactggcctcaggcctccaactcaattcagtgccattgatcaccaccctctgggctctgtcattcagccatctctcgatccacctcactgtccactcctccaacccacactgccttagctttctgatgaggatgttgtagTAGAAAGTggcaaaagccttgctgaagtcaaggtagatgacagaTATGTTGAATAAAATGGGCCTCAGAACCAACCCCTATGGAACCCcagtggccacaggcctccaacttgactcagtgccattgatcatcaccccctgtgctctgtcattcagacagttctaAGTCTGCCTCATTGTATGTTGAGAAAAACCAGTATGCATTTGACATGATCTCTGGACCTTAACTGTGTTGACAGAGCCATAGCTAACTGCCATTGCAGATCGTCTCCACTTTGAAAAAGTAGAATGACCATTGCGGAATCTGACTTTTCTAGACCAATATTTACTAGCACTGACATCTACTAACCTCAATAGGCCATATTTTCCCCTATATGGAATTTCTCCATTTTAAAGACTATGAtacttctctgcttcctctaGCCTCACCTCCCCTTCACATATAGGGATTTGCTAAGATATAAGAACATCTTTAGTTATGCATTTGCGTAACACTATGCAATTTCACCATCTTTTTCCATTCATTAATGTGGCTTCTGACTTTCTCAGCATGTTCCTGATCCTCACTTATACAATTTTGGATAAACTGTTTTGTTGGATAAACTATTTCCAGTCTTTacttcttttcctgttcttttctcACGTGCTTCTCTAGTTTTGCGTCCTGCCATCTTTCTTAACAAGTGTCAACAGCAATGCTTCAATCATTCCTTTAGATCTTGTATCAAGCCATCTTTCTACCTACTGACCATCTCATCTcattttaaatcagaaaatgCATAGTTGAACTTCAGAGGAAGTTAATAAAAATGCCATGCTTCATACCATTTATAAACATCAGTATTTCAGCATGATCAATTGTGTTCTTACAAGGAAGACATCAAAGCTTACATGATACCCGTCTGGAGTGCCTACTTGTGCCTTCATAGGGCATTTCCCTGAAATGAAGGCAACATATGCCACATGGGATGTTCTGTGCATCACAGCAAAGCATTCCTACCTTTCTAGAACTCCAGTTTGAATCTGAGAGGGTCAAACCACTGTCAGTATCACTATGTGTAAACTAGCACTTCGCCCTTAAGGAGAGAGGGGGAGACTTTCAGACATGAAACTCAATGAAGTCTGTAGGATCAGTTCAGTATTACTGCCTTTTTAATAAAGGAAAGATGGATGAAAAGCTTGACAGAATGCAGTAGCTTAGCTTGACTTACAGTATCCAGTAGCCTTCATTCTCACCCTGTAATCAGAATTCTTAATACTGCTGCTCTCACCTCTGTCTGATACTTCATTAGTCCCATCTAGCAAACAAGTTTAACTTAAATCAGTCATTCAGAGGAGATTTAATAATGCTTGGTTAAACTCATGCTCTGTCTTTCTAGATGGAATTTTATTATATATGATCTTAGGTAACATAAACCTTCAACTTAATTAACTTTGCTTTCCCTCCCCCCATTTCAGGTTTCCCTGTAATGTGTGCGTGGCATTCAAGGTTAGACACCTCTAGTCTGAAATCCAGTCAGGCTCCTCCTACTGCCTTGCATGTAGCTGTATTTGGTTCTAGCCTGCTGTTATACCCTGACTGAGCACTTGAGAACATCTTTAATAGAACAGAACTGAAAATGCTCAAGAACACAGACAGATTAATGAGCAAATATTTGATAACATTTTCCTCATTTAAAGGCTAAGGCAGACAACCCAAACTGTTTGCATTAACAGAAGGCAAATGGTGCTTTTCTGAGTACATTTCCTCACCATTGGAAGACCATTTCATGACCATCCTCAAGCTTGTATGGGTAGAGGTCCAGCATTATCTCCGAGTATGAGAAAAATACTTTCCCAAGGATCACAGAAAATAATGGCATGCAAAACTGTTACAGCAACCCACAGACTGCAAGCAAATACTAAGAAATGTATTGTGAAAGCAGTTGCCATATACAACAGTGATGCTTCTTCACTCAGTGGTTAGACTGTCTCAATCTAAACAGGAGTTGTGATAAATATTGGCACTGAAGTTGGAAAAGTTTTTGAGTCCACTCAATCTTTAAAATCCTTGGTCACTGTCAGTAAGCTGGAGGTGGATTCCTTTCCACAAGTACTTTGTGACTAACAGCTGCCAGCCTACTTGAGGtgttaaaaaatacatggaCCAGTCTATTATGTAGATAATGTGACAACTGTTTATAAACAATATAATAAAGTGttcaggtttttaaaataatctttaaatcAAAAGCATTCACTTAAGTTACTTTTCTTTGAGCCATTTAAAATTATTGGGAAGGTTCTGCACAAAGGCACTTGTGGCAGAATCCTATTACTTAAGGACTAAAGATTGTTAAAAACAGTGTAAACTACCATGTATTTCCAAGATACCCAGGGTTCATTTGCCATATGACTGTATCTTTCAGTGCAAAACTCATTTGGGAACACTTAATTCTTATATAATTTAGTAAGGTATTTAAAGATGCAGACTGAATTTATTCTGAGCATTTCATTGAAGAGCTCTAGAGTGTGTATTTCCCTTTGTTATATATGCCACAGGTCGGCAGTCATGCTTGGAATATCATACCGCTACTACAACCTAATTGTCATGTTAGGTTTAATATGACTATACAATGAGCTTCTTGGTTTAGGACTTTCCTGCCAGTCTCTGCATGTCATGTGCCAGAAAAGTACTATCAGTCTGTTATTCTAGGGAGCACTGGAAATACAGCAAGTCCAAAGGAAAGTCATTTACTCAAGAAGTTGTGACATAAAAAGGTGTTGGTTTTTGTGTAATATAAATCTGTAGTTAAAACTGCTTCCAGTCAGCATTAAAACAGGCACAGTCTACCGTTTGTTTCTTAAAATTAGAAACTTGGAATATAACCACATGCTGATCATGACTTTTCCTAGCAAGCACTATTAGGAAATGCCACCCTTTCTCTAGTTTCAATGTTTTTGCAGCCACAAAAATAGCACAGCTGGCTTTTATATATATCTTTCCTGTCATAAAAGTTGGGGAGATTTTGTGCTTCTATTGAAACATTTCATCCTCAGGTTTCCCTCTGTTTGCTGTGGTCTTCTCAAGttcaatttgttttttttttccccattaaaaaaacagtatttgCCCATGCCTGTTTTTGTAGTGAAAAGTAGAAGTTCCATTTCTGACAGTCATTCATAAGCCAACCATAATAAATCCCAAAGGCTCTGGGAAGATTTGAGTGTATGGCAGCACATTGATGCACCAGGGAATGGTTGTGCTACTGTATGGCCATAGATCCTCAGTACCCCAACTGACACAATTTCTTTCAGATATAGGAATCGGAGAGGTATTACTTTTTCTGTAAGAATATTAAAAACCCCTTTTTAACATAAATAACATATCTGTTAAGGTAGGTGCAGACAGCACATGTAACTCTTCTCTTCTGTAACACTTTTCTACATACTTTCCTACAGTAAGAGGACAGCATTatgggatttggggttttgcaTTCCTCTGAAAAAGAAGttactgtttcactgttcaatCCAAAATTCCTGCTTCTAACAAAAAGTACCTTTCTTTGGAAATACTCTTTATCAAATTACAAGAACGGTGATTGATAAAAAGtacacattttcctctttctactTGAAATCACTATCAAgtggcattttattttaaaagcatgcaATCAGTATATCATATCTGCTGATGTGAAGTCTTCTGTACATCAGCACATTATCATCACTCATCTTTCATTCCCTTCTGCCTTGTAAATATTAAGTCTTATTTCCTTCAGTATTAAAATGTTTCCAGTTCAAAATAATAGTCTTTTCCATGTTAGTTACTGAAAATATTCACTAGTCTTTCCCCCTAAGCCATTAGTGTACTAAAGTTTCACCCTTTGCTCAGAGAAAGTTAAAATATCTATATTATGGAGACATGGTAACATCATTGCTGAGTAATGCCAATGAGAATCCAAACATGCACCACAACTTCAGATACATGGAATGGATTAGAGCAGCTTTTAGCCCGGGATGGTCATGTTGGTAAGAGATTGAAGAGCAGGAGGTTTAGTTTGCCATCAAAAAATTCAAATGCAGTGATAAAACTTTCAGACCAAAACAATCATTCTGTATTATCCAAGGAGAACACAACAGATATAAAGACCTAGATCAGTTCATTACCTACTTGGAGAAAAATGAATTCTAGTGTTCTAAACAGAATCAAATTTAAACCTACCAATTCTTTCCTAATGTTGGCACCCACCCAAAAGCAGATAAAGTCATAATGCAGATTTCTTGTCTCTTTTCTCTAGCATCTAATTCAAATCTATATCTTCACTTTTACTTACTAACCTGTCCCAGTGCAGGGCACCAGGAGGTGGAAAACTTGACCTTATATACTCTCTCCAAACAATTTTCAACAAACTGGGCACAGATGCACCGCAGAACTAGTTTCACTCTCTGAAAAGAATGGATCTATTGTCCTGGGGTCCCCTGAAGGATTAGGGCTATGTCTTTACCCCTTCTTTCATATTGAGTTTTCCATTTCTGGCATACAGGCTGGAATGCATATATCTACCCAGCAGGCAATTCAGCTATGAATTTGAGGGGCTTTTAAAGCTAATATTGCTGTAACACATGGATTCTGACAGCTTATGTAGTTAGTATACTTTGGATATTTCTGAAGTGCCTCCCCTCCCCCAACTAAAATGTTAAGAATTACATATAAGATGCTGTCTTATTCTCCATTAGTTTTTCAGTGTGTAAGCTTGGTAGTTCTTTAAAGAATACTAAATTCATTGTAGTGTTTTTTACATTAACAGTACATTACAGTAACCGCACTATAGGAATTACAGTATCAGTAATTGTATCAGCCATTTTCTTGTCAGAAAAAATGCAGCTTGATTTTCAACACCATCACTCGAAATACAGCTCACAGTggtaaaaaacacaaaaaacaataGTGGCAAAGCAGGCTCTAAACTTAGTTTCCCTCAGCAAAATAAGAACAGTAGGCTAAATGTGgctatttgaaaacaaatgtttaatACAAAAGCACCAGCAGTTCTCTTCTTAGCTAAATGTGTTTTGCTTAAGAATAAACAAGCAACTTGcttacataaggaaaaaatatttgcttgaaTAATTGTTTTGTTGATCATTAAACACTAGAGAAAAGGGGAtaaataagtttttaaaatgtcacctTCAATACAGCCATGCTCTGTTCCTTCAATAGGTCAGCATAGCACCTCCAGTTAGCTTCAGAGAGTGATAGCATTTGTGTCATGCCACATCCTGAACAGTCCTGCATCTTAACTGGGCTGCTGAAATGGCCCCCTCCAGGGGTACTCATATTCTGGTGCAGAGAACTTTCTATTTTGTTAAGTAGCCTGTGAGTAAGTaaaaagttttgggttttttttgtgataaaAATATCATTGTATATTTTAAGTCAGCAGCTGCCAAACACTATATTTGGTCATGActctcctttttggtttttttcattgctattaATTTTCTTGTTATTCTTCATAAATATTCTATTATTTATGCAAATAGCACATCAAGGCAAAATCAAGGTACTTGCCTATGCATAGGTGCCAACTTAGCAGGAAGGGAGTG from the Colius striatus isolate bColStr4 chromosome 2, bColStr4.1.hap1, whole genome shotgun sequence genome contains:
- the MRPS10 gene encoding small ribosomal subunit protein uS10m is translated as MASGWLWRRICQGSAFPFNYASRITQKQCILPSADLMGARLSGSHVDTQEPKTNPLVSISDEPETLYKRLSVLVKGHDKAVLDSYEYFAVLAANELGISVEKVHKPPKTIERFTLLKSVHIYKKHRVQYEMRTHYTCLELKYLTSSTAAVYLEYVQRNLPEGVAMEVKKTKIEKIPEHIQEPVWDTLPQVEETEVKS